The Halobacterium litoreum genome includes a region encoding these proteins:
- a CDS encoding ABC transporter ATP-binding protein codes for MPNISKQRESADADVVLDANGLEKTYSSLLPWEPDVAVLMGASLELRAGEVVGIVGENGSGKSTLMQCLVGALEPDSGTVSRPGGVGWCPQDDRLYDRLTVDETFRLFGEAHDMTDAEIADAADRLTDRLDFERFRDRRVDRLSGGNRRKLTLSVSLMHDPDVLLLDEPYTGFDWETYLAFWDLADDLSEQGTAVAVISHLVSEQDRFDRIYELKDGELAEADDAGA; via the coding sequence ATGCCGAATATATCGAAACAGCGAGAGAGCGCCGATGCAGACGTGGTTCTCGACGCGAACGGACTGGAGAAGACGTACAGTTCGCTCCTGCCGTGGGAGCCCGACGTGGCGGTGTTGATGGGTGCGAGTCTCGAACTCCGGGCAGGTGAAGTCGTCGGCATCGTCGGCGAGAACGGCTCCGGGAAATCCACGCTGATGCAGTGTCTCGTCGGCGCGCTGGAACCGGACTCCGGGACGGTGTCGCGGCCCGGCGGCGTCGGCTGGTGTCCCCAGGACGACCGGCTCTACGACCGGCTCACGGTGGACGAGACGTTCCGCCTGTTCGGGGAAGCCCACGACATGACCGACGCCGAAATCGCGGACGCCGCCGACCGCCTCACCGACCGCCTCGACTTCGAGCGGTTCCGCGACCGGCGCGTCGACCGACTCTCCGGCGGGAACCGGCGGAAACTCACGCTCTCCGTCTCGCTGATGCACGACCCCGACGTCCTCCTGCTGGACGAACCGTACACTGGGTTCGACTGGGAGACGTACCTCGCGTTCTGGGACCTCGCCGACGACCTCTCCGAGCAGGGGACTGCGGTCGCCGTCATCTCCCACCTCGTCAGCGAGCAGGACCGCTTCGACCGCATCTACGAACTGAAAGACGGCGAACTGGCGGAGGCCGACGATGCGGGGGCGTAG
- a CDS encoding GbsR/MarR family transcriptional regulator, with protein sequence MTDADAEAARERVIEGFERSAEIYGLSRSYGRLYGILYFAHEPQSLDELADESGFAKSTVSTAMKELERFHMVHRRSISGEGKKAFFEAERDFWRIVQEFLNREVRREIETMTRALDEAEAAFEDADSDRAAKDLERVRDLQRVYDQSEAFVNLVTRAPTGRLRSAFESFSDFVRR encoded by the coding sequence ATGACCGACGCCGACGCCGAGGCCGCCCGCGAGCGCGTCATCGAGGGGTTCGAGCGCTCCGCCGAAATCTACGGTCTCAGCCGGAGTTACGGCCGCCTGTACGGCATCCTCTACTTCGCCCACGAGCCACAGTCGCTGGACGAACTCGCCGACGAGAGCGGGTTCGCGAAGTCCACCGTCAGCACCGCGATGAAGGAACTCGAACGGTTCCACATGGTCCACCGGCGCTCCATCTCGGGCGAGGGGAAGAAGGCCTTCTTCGAGGCCGAACGCGACTTCTGGCGCATCGTCCAGGAGTTCCTGAACCGCGAGGTGCGCCGCGAGATAGAGACGATGACCCGCGCCCTCGACGAGGCGGAGGCCGCCTTCGAGGACGCCGACAGCGACCGCGCCGCGAAGGACTTGGAGCGCGTTCGGGACCTCCAGCGCGTCTACGACCAGTCCGAGGCGTTCGTGAATCTAGTGACGCGCGCGCCCACCGGCCGACTTCGGTCGGCGTTCGAGTCGTTCTCGGACTTCGTCCGTCGCTGA
- the hmgA gene encoding hydroxymethylglutaryl-CoA reductase (NADPH), translating into MTDASDLADRVQSGDLRLYELEDEADAETAAAARRELLERETGADTDALGSFSFDAEHASETAVENLAGGAQLPLGIAGPVAVSGGAADDEFYLPMATTEGALVASVNRGCSAITAAGGANARVTKTGMTRAPVFRVADVTEGAEVAEWAKENYDALKTAAEETTSHGELTDVTPYVVGDNVYLRFRYDTKDAMGMNMATIATEAACEVIEAETPAELVALSGNLCTDKKPAAINAVEGRGRTVTADVTIPRDVVEERFNTTPEAVEEANTRKNLIGSAKAGSLGFNAHAANVVAAVFLATGQDAAQVVEGSNCITTVEAREDGLYASVNLASLEVGTVGGGTKLPTQREALDVLGVRGGGDPAGSNADALAEIIAAGALAGELSLLAALASRHLSSAHEELGR; encoded by the coding sequence ATGACCGACGCCAGCGACCTCGCCGACCGCGTGCAGTCCGGCGACCTCCGGCTCTACGAACTCGAAGACGAGGCCGACGCAGAGACGGCCGCGGCGGCGCGCCGCGAACTCCTCGAACGCGAGACCGGCGCCGACACCGACGCGCTCGGGTCGTTCTCCTTCGACGCCGAGCACGCCAGCGAGACGGCCGTCGAGAACCTCGCGGGCGGCGCCCAGCTCCCGCTCGGTATCGCCGGTCCGGTCGCCGTCTCCGGCGGCGCGGCCGACGACGAGTTCTACCTCCCGATGGCGACCACGGAGGGCGCGCTCGTCGCGTCCGTGAACCGCGGCTGTTCCGCGATTACGGCGGCGGGCGGCGCGAACGCCCGCGTCACGAAGACCGGGATGACGCGAGCGCCCGTGTTCCGCGTCGCGGACGTGACCGAGGGCGCCGAAGTCGCGGAGTGGGCGAAGGAGAACTACGACGCGCTGAAGACGGCCGCCGAGGAGACGACGAGTCACGGCGAACTGACCGACGTGACACCGTACGTCGTCGGCGACAACGTCTACCTGCGGTTCCGGTACGACACGAAGGACGCGATGGGGATGAACATGGCCACCATCGCCACCGAGGCCGCCTGCGAGGTAATCGAGGCGGAGACGCCCGCGGAACTGGTCGCGCTCTCCGGGAACCTCTGTACGGACAAGAAGCCCGCCGCCATCAACGCCGTGGAGGGCCGCGGGCGCACCGTCACGGCGGACGTGACGATTCCCCGCGACGTGGTCGAGGAGCGCTTCAACACGACGCCGGAGGCCGTCGAGGAGGCCAACACCCGGAAGAACCTGATTGGGTCCGCGAAGGCCGGAAGCCTCGGGTTCAACGCGCACGCCGCGAACGTCGTCGCCGCCGTCTTCCTCGCCACCGGGCAGGACGCCGCGCAGGTCGTCGAGGGGTCGAACTGCATCACCACCGTCGAGGCGCGCGAAGACGGCCTCTACGCCTCGGTCAACCTCGCGAGCCTCGAAGTCGGCACCGTCGGCGGCGGCACGAAACTCCCGACCCAGCGCGAGGCCCTGGACGTGCTGGGCGTGCGCGGCGGCGGCGACCCGGCCGGGTCGAACGCCGACGCGCTCGCGGAAATCATCGCGGCGGGCGCGCTCGCCGGCGAACTCAGCCTGCTCGCGGCGCTCGCGTCCCGCCACCTCTCGTCGGCCCACGAAGAACTCGGTCGGTGA
- a CDS encoding DUF5817 domain-containing protein, with translation MYAVVGCSDCSALWIVEGRPDTTGCPRCETRHQFGNLKQFVTTEDEDHAREVRASMLANRSGHGDAFAEVESFAELDDYVDDAGMTDDEYLDRSGVDTDEVEGVTERVSRSSRSLGKREAVETALRELDEPSEREVKAFAAEHDVGEAYVERTLEKFVRAGKLTATADGYRLL, from the coding sequence ATGTACGCGGTGGTCGGGTGTTCGGACTGTTCGGCGCTCTGGATAGTCGAGGGGCGTCCCGACACCACGGGGTGTCCGCGCTGCGAGACGCGCCACCAGTTCGGGAACCTCAAGCAGTTCGTCACCACCGAGGACGAGGACCACGCCCGCGAGGTGCGGGCGTCGATGCTCGCGAACCGGTCGGGGCACGGCGACGCGTTCGCGGAGGTCGAGTCGTTCGCGGAGCTCGACGACTACGTCGACGACGCGGGGATGACCGACGACGAGTACCTCGACCGGTCGGGCGTCGACACCGACGAGGTCGAGGGCGTCACAGAGCGCGTCTCCCGGTCGTCGCGCAGCCTCGGGAAGCGGGAGGCCGTTGAGACGGCGCTCCGCGAACTCGACGAGCCGAGCGAGCGCGAGGTGAAGGCGTTCGCCGCCGAGCACGACGTCGGCGAGGCGTACGTCGAGCGTACGCTCGAGAAGTTCGTCCGTGCGGGGAAACTGACGGCGACGGCGGACGGCTATCGGCTGCTGTAG
- a CDS encoding RtcB family protein gives MTDPDAGGDGEPDTDADAGPEFEPAAVEENVYELPQEGDMRVPARVYASDALLDEMQSTGDLTLEQVRNVATLPGIRRFALVLPDGHQGYGFPIGGVAAVGREDGVVSPGGIGFDINCGVRLLRTGLDREALRGREDELAESLSRRVPAGLGKGGYVDTDRDDVLGILDDGLAWMRREGYATDHDLAHCEEGGRLDGDPGAVPPKAVDRGLNQVGSLGSGNHFLEVQRVADVYDDATADAFGLREEQVCVLVHTGSRGLGHQTCTEYVRRFERAYPEAVDALPDRQLVYAPLGDDLAERYLDAMRAAANFAWANRQGVTQAVRDAFTHDLGHGDVELVYDVCHNVAKVEEHGGERVLVHRKGATRAFPPGHPEVPEAYRDVGQPVVIPGSMGTHSYVLAGGERSMELTFGSTAHGAGRRLSRTQAKKDYPVGELRESLRERGVTVAARSEATLAEEAPGAYKDVDEVVRVSDALGIGTTVARLEPLVTVKG, from the coding sequence ATGACCGACCCCGACGCCGGCGGCGACGGCGAACCCGACACGGACGCCGACGCCGGCCCGGAGTTCGAACCGGCGGCAGTCGAGGAGAACGTCTACGAACTCCCGCAGGAGGGCGACATGCGGGTGCCGGCGCGCGTCTACGCCAGCGACGCCCTGCTGGACGAGATGCAGTCGACCGGCGACCTCACCCTCGAACAGGTGCGGAACGTCGCGACGCTGCCGGGCATCCGGCGGTTCGCGCTCGTGTTGCCGGACGGCCACCAGGGGTACGGGTTCCCCATCGGCGGCGTCGCCGCGGTCGGCCGGGAGGACGGCGTGGTGTCGCCGGGCGGCATCGGGTTCGACATCAACTGCGGCGTACGCCTGCTCCGCACCGGCCTCGACCGCGAAGCCCTCCGCGGCCGCGAGGACGAACTCGCGGAGTCGCTGTCCCGCCGCGTGCCCGCTGGACTCGGGAAGGGCGGCTACGTCGACACCGACCGCGACGACGTGCTCGGCATCCTCGACGACGGCCTCGCGTGGATGCGCCGCGAGGGGTACGCGACCGACCACGACCTCGCGCACTGCGAGGAGGGCGGCCGCCTCGACGGCGACCCCGGCGCCGTTCCGCCGAAGGCAGTCGACCGCGGCCTGAATCAGGTGGGGTCGCTCGGGTCCGGTAACCACTTCCTCGAAGTCCAGCGCGTCGCCGACGTCTACGACGACGCGACCGCGGACGCGTTCGGCCTGCGCGAGGAGCAGGTCTGCGTCCTCGTCCACACGGGCTCTCGGGGGCTCGGCCACCAGACGTGTACGGAGTACGTGCGGCGCTTCGAGCGCGCGTACCCCGAGGCCGTCGACGCGCTCCCCGACCGACAACTGGTGTACGCGCCGCTCGGGGACGACCTCGCGGAGCGCTACCTCGACGCGATGCGCGCCGCCGCGAACTTCGCGTGGGCGAACCGACAGGGCGTCACGCAGGCCGTACGGGACGCCTTCACCCACGACCTCGGGCACGGCGACGTGGAACTGGTGTACGACGTCTGCCACAACGTCGCGAAGGTCGAGGAACACGGCGGCGAGCGCGTGCTCGTCCACCGGAAGGGCGCGACGCGCGCGTTCCCGCCCGGACACCCCGAAGTTCCGGAGGCGTACCGGGACGTGGGCCAGCCGGTCGTCATCCCGGGGAGTATGGGCACGCACTCGTACGTGCTCGCGGGCGGCGAGCGCTCGATGGAACTGACGTTCGGGTCGACGGCGCACGGGGCGGGCCGCCGACTCTCACGGACGCAAGCGAAGAAGGACTACCCGGTGGGGGAACTCCGGGAGTCGCTGCGGGAGCGCGGCGTGACGGTGGCGGCGCGGTCGGAAGCGACGCTCGCGGAGGAGGCGCCGGGCGCGTACAAGGACGTGGACGAGGTGGTGCGCGTCTCTGACGCGCTCGGCATCGGGACGACGGTGGCGCGACTCGAACCGCTCGTGACGGTGAAGGGGTGA
- a CDS encoding CBS domain-containing protein, producing MNIEDVYATEFVTVSPDEPASKLAARFRDTDAKAVVVAGDGYEGVVTERQFLRSHVTPKTKVGSLVWNVPTVSPTTNVRAVARHLIGGQTTLLPVFEGENLVGVVTADGVLDAVASNLNVLSVADVLTDDPVTLSPSSTVGTALNRLREHRISHLPVVDDRGEAAGVVSVNDLLGVTTRAVSRSSGGDSGFREGRSHGGFGAREGDRDSMLDVPVRNVMTDVVEATTPETPLGDAVGTMLDRGVSSLVVTERERPTGIVTKTDALRSLTWTDERKPDVQVHHKDLMDDLSMDELRDGIEAIVSKYDAMQLLEANVYFHEHEERLRGTPLMLARIRLFTDKGHFVGTGEGYGAAHAFRLAANVVERQILEGKTRGRAKKGRDREERTAHKLYGWYLSGPGERG from the coding sequence ATGAACATCGAGGACGTGTACGCCACTGAGTTCGTGACCGTCTCCCCGGACGAACCGGCGTCGAAGCTCGCGGCGCGGTTCCGCGACACCGACGCGAAGGCCGTCGTCGTCGCGGGCGACGGCTACGAGGGCGTCGTCACCGAGCGCCAGTTCCTCCGGTCCCACGTCACCCCGAAGACGAAAGTCGGGTCGCTCGTCTGGAACGTCCCCACCGTCTCCCCGACGACGAACGTCCGGGCCGTGGCCCGACACCTCATCGGCGGACAGACCACCCTGCTCCCGGTGTTCGAGGGCGAGAACCTCGTCGGCGTCGTCACCGCCGACGGCGTGCTCGACGCTGTCGCGTCGAACCTGAACGTGCTGTCGGTCGCGGACGTGCTGACCGACGACCCCGTGACGCTGTCGCCGTCCTCGACCGTCGGCACCGCGCTGAATCGCCTGCGCGAACACCGCATCTCCCACCTCCCCGTCGTCGACGACCGAGGTGAGGCCGCGGGCGTCGTCAGCGTGAACGACCTGCTCGGCGTCACCACGCGCGCCGTCTCCCGGTCCTCGGGCGGCGACAGCGGCTTCCGCGAGGGGCGGAGTCACGGCGGGTTCGGGGCGCGCGAGGGCGACCGCGACTCGATGCTGGATGTACCCGTGCGGAACGTGATGACCGACGTGGTGGAGGCGACGACGCCGGAGACACCGCTCGGGGACGCCGTGGGGACGATGCTCGACCGCGGCGTCTCCTCGCTGGTGGTCACCGAGCGCGAACGCCCGACGGGCATCGTCACGAAAACGGACGCGCTCCGGTCGCTGACGTGGACCGACGAGCGGAAACCCGACGTGCAGGTCCACCACAAGGACCTGATGGACGACCTCTCGATGGACGAACTCCGGGACGGCATCGAGGCCATCGTCTCGAAGTACGACGCGATGCAACTGCTGGAGGCGAACGTCTACTTCCACGAACACGAGGAGCGCCTGCGCGGCACGCCGCTGATGCTCGCGCGCATCCGCCTGTTCACGGACAAGGGCCACTTCGTCGGCACGGGCGAGGGGTACGGCGCCGCCCACGCGTTCCGCCTCGCGGCGAACGTGGTAGAGCGCCAGATTCTGGAGGGGAAGACGCGGGGTCGCGCGAAGAAGGGCCGCGACCGCGAGGAGCGCACCGCGCACAAACTCTACGGCTGGTACCTCTCGGGGCCGGGTGAGCGCGGATGA
- a CDS encoding thiamine pyrophosphate-dependent dehydrogenase E1 component subunit alpha codes for MLTADTMRDLYDDVVTARYYEERLQEEYLEGKQPAFDISAGPIPGELHLAAGHEAAGAGVCAHLRDDDTVTAPHRPHHVAIAKGVDLEKMTAEIFGRETGLCSGKGGHMHLYDPDVNFACSGIIAQGCPPAVGAGLAAKKRNTDAVAVSYLGEGAIDQGGFFESLNFAAVHDLPVVFVVEDNDWAISMPQERVTDVENAADRAGGFDLPGERVEFDDVCAVYEAAEDAVGRARSGNGPTLLSVQVHRRMGHFMGDAEAYRPDEDVERAQNLDCIPRLEDDLRQAGVSDDELMEIREAAEQRVDDAIEWAKDQPEPAPEATYEDVFSNPPQGRPMAAEQGGDE; via the coding sequence ATGCTCACAGCCGACACGATGCGGGACCTCTACGACGACGTGGTCACCGCACGCTACTACGAGGAGCGACTCCAAGAGGAGTACCTGGAGGGGAAACAGCCGGCGTTCGACATCTCCGCGGGCCCGATTCCGGGCGAACTCCACCTCGCCGCCGGCCACGAGGCCGCCGGCGCGGGCGTCTGCGCGCACCTCCGGGACGACGACACCGTCACCGCGCCACACCGACCCCACCACGTCGCCATCGCGAAGGGCGTCGACTTAGAGAAGATGACGGCCGAAATCTTCGGACGCGAGACCGGGCTCTGCTCGGGGAAGGGCGGCCACATGCACCTCTACGACCCGGACGTGAACTTCGCGTGCTCGGGCATCATCGCGCAGGGCTGTCCGCCCGCCGTCGGGGCCGGCCTCGCCGCGAAGAAGCGCAACACCGACGCCGTCGCCGTCTCCTACCTCGGCGAGGGCGCAATCGACCAGGGCGGCTTCTTCGAGTCGCTGAACTTCGCGGCCGTCCACGACCTCCCGGTCGTGTTCGTCGTGGAGGACAACGACTGGGCCATCTCGATGCCCCAGGAGCGCGTCACCGACGTGGAGAACGCCGCCGACCGCGCCGGCGGCTTCGACCTGCCCGGCGAGCGCGTCGAGTTCGACGACGTCTGTGCGGTGTACGAGGCCGCCGAGGACGCCGTCGGGCGCGCCAGGAGCGGCAACGGCCCGACGCTGCTGTCGGTGCAGGTCCACCGCCGCATGGGCCACTTCATGGGCGACGCCGAGGCGTACCGGCCCGACGAGGACGTCGAGCGCGCGCAGAACCTCGACTGCATCCCGCGACTCGAGGACGACCTGCGGCAGGCCGGCGTGAGCGACGACGAACTGATGGAGATTCGGGAGGCCGCCGAACAGCGCGTCGACGACGCCATCGAGTGGGCGAAAGACCAGCCCGAACCGGCGCCCGAGGCGACCTACGAGGACGTGTTCTCGAACCCGCCCCAGGGCCGCCCGATGGCCGCCGAACAGGGGGGTGACGAGTGA
- a CDS encoding alpha-ketoacid dehydrogenase subunit beta has product MSQQASEREVTMSRAMVDAIATEMRENDEVFYMGEDVADYGGIFDSTQGLLDEFGHDRVMDVPISETAYIGAATGAAMEGMRPIAELMFTDFLGVCFDQIYNAMAKHTYMSGGQVSVPMVLTTAVGGTYNDAAQHSQTLYGTFAHLPGMKVVVPSNARDAKGLMHAAIRDDDPVVYMFHKRLMGLGWMPAPEGPKTAVPEEDYEVPIGEAEVKREGADVSIVTLGLHVHRALAAAETLADDGVDAEVIDLRSLVPLDREAILDSVRKTGRLVVVDEDYHSFGLTGEISALATERAWDDLEAPPERVASPDVPIPYSRPLEQEFLADSEDIADAANRVTE; this is encoded by the coding sequence ATGAGCCAGCAGGCCAGCGAGCGCGAGGTGACGATGAGTCGCGCGATGGTCGACGCCATCGCGACCGAGATGCGCGAGAACGACGAGGTGTTCTACATGGGCGAGGACGTCGCCGACTACGGCGGCATCTTCGACTCCACGCAGGGCCTCCTAGACGAGTTCGGACACGACCGCGTGATGGACGTGCCCATCAGCGAGACGGCGTACATCGGCGCCGCGACGGGCGCCGCGATGGAGGGGATGCGCCCCATCGCGGAACTGATGTTCACCGACTTCCTGGGGGTGTGCTTCGACCAGATATACAACGCGATGGCGAAGCACACGTACATGAGCGGCGGGCAGGTCTCGGTGCCGATGGTCCTCACCACGGCGGTCGGCGGGACGTACAACGACGCCGCCCAGCACTCCCAGACGCTGTACGGGACGTTCGCCCACCTCCCCGGAATGAAGGTCGTGGTGCCGTCGAACGCCCGCGACGCGAAGGGCCTGATGCACGCCGCCATCCGGGACGACGACCCGGTCGTCTACATGTTCCACAAGCGCTTGATGGGACTCGGGTGGATGCCCGCCCCGGAGGGCCCGAAGACCGCCGTCCCCGAGGAGGACTACGAGGTGCCAATCGGGGAGGCCGAGGTGAAACGCGAGGGGGCCGACGTGTCCATCGTCACGCTCGGCCTGCACGTCCACCGCGCGCTGGCGGCCGCCGAAACGCTGGCCGACGACGGCGTCGACGCCGAGGTTATCGACCTGCGGTCGCTCGTCCCGCTGGACCGCGAGGCGATTCTCGACTCGGTGCGGAAGACGGGCCGCCTCGTCGTCGTGGACGAGGACTACCACTCCTTTGGCCTCACCGGCGAGATTTCCGCGCTCGCCACGGAGCGCGCGTGGGACGACCTCGAAGCGCCGCCCGAGCGCGTCGCCAGCCCCGACGTGCCGATTCCCTACTCGCGGCCGCTCGAACAGGAGTTCCTCGCCGATAGCGAAGATATCGCCGACGCCGCCAACCGCGTCACAGAATGA
- a CDS encoding lipoyl domain-containing protein produces the protein MTDVDPASVWPEDADDVDEAVVANWFVRDGASVEEGETVAEIQIEKVSVDVPAPASGTIARLVEESGEFRRGDAIARID, from the coding sequence ATGACCGACGTCGACCCAGCGAGCGTCTGGCCCGAGGACGCCGACGACGTCGACGAGGCCGTCGTGGCGAACTGGTTCGTGCGCGACGGCGCGAGCGTCGAGGAAGGCGAGACGGTCGCCGAGATTCAAATCGAGAAGGTGAGCGTGGACGTGCCCGCGCCCGCCTCGGGGACGATAGCGCGCCTCGTCGAGGAGAGCGGGGAGTTCCGCCGCGGCGACGCCATCGCGCGCATCGACTGA
- the yciH gene encoding stress response translation initiation inhibitor YciH, whose product MAEDDPFEGIPDDPTADLDAATQQLTVRVEKRRYDKPVTVVEGFDTNSVDVDAVASRLKKKVAAGGTVNGDTIELQGDHSDRVPDLLREEGFEVT is encoded by the coding sequence ATGGCCGAGGACGACCCGTTCGAGGGGATTCCCGACGACCCGACCGCGGACCTCGACGCCGCCACCCAGCAGTTGACGGTGCGCGTCGAGAAACGGCGGTACGACAAGCCGGTCACCGTCGTGGAGGGGTTCGACACGAACAGCGTGGACGTGGACGCCGTCGCCAGCCGGCTGAAGAAGAAAGTCGCGGCAGGCGGCACCGTGAACGGCGACACCATCGAACTGCAGGGCGACCACAGCGACCGCGTCCCCGACCTCCTCCGCGAGGAGGGGTTCGAGGTCACGTGA
- the icd gene encoding isocitrate dehydrogenase (NADP(+)), whose protein sequence is MTYDKIDAPESGEKITYDEDNDVLHVPDEPIIPVLHGDGIGKDVGPAAQKVLDAAAEATGRSIQWMDVYAGEDAREKYDENLPEETVEAIREHRVAIKGPLTTPVGAGFRSLNVALRKKLDLYANVRPTYYLDGVPSPVKEPEKMDMVNFRENTEDVYAGIEWEAGTDEVEQVRDFVEDDMGFDATIHDGDVGIGVKPITEYGTKRLVRRAIQYAIENDRDSVTLVHKGNIMKFTEGAFRDWGYEVAEEEFPEETIDEDTLWDEYDGEAPDDVVVVKDRIADNMLQQLLTRTENYDVLAMPNLNGDYLSDAAGAQIGGLGIAPGANFGDGRVLAEPVHGSAPKHAGKDKANPTAMILSGKLMLEYIGWDDAADLVHDAVEAQISEHRVTYDLERQVEGGVKLAASEYAEEVVERIHDLA, encoded by the coding sequence ATGACCTACGACAAGATCGACGCCCCGGAGAGCGGGGAGAAGATCACGTACGACGAGGACAACGACGTTCTTCACGTCCCCGACGAGCCCATCATCCCGGTTCTCCACGGCGACGGCATCGGGAAGGACGTCGGCCCGGCCGCCCAGAAGGTACTCGACGCCGCCGCCGAGGCGACAGGCCGAAGCATCCAGTGGATGGACGTGTACGCCGGCGAGGACGCCCGCGAGAAGTACGACGAGAACCTCCCCGAGGAGACCGTCGAGGCCATCCGCGAGCACCGCGTCGCCATCAAGGGCCCGCTCACGACGCCGGTCGGTGCCGGCTTCCGCAGCCTGAACGTCGCGCTCCGCAAGAAACTCGACCTCTACGCGAACGTCCGCCCGACGTACTACCTCGACGGCGTTCCGTCCCCCGTCAAGGAGCCGGAGAAGATGGACATGGTGAACTTCCGGGAGAACACCGAGGACGTCTACGCGGGCATCGAGTGGGAGGCCGGCACGGACGAAGTCGAGCAGGTCCGTGACTTCGTCGAGGACGACATGGGCTTCGACGCCACCATCCACGACGGCGACGTCGGCATCGGCGTCAAGCCGATTACGGAGTACGGCACGAAGCGTCTCGTTCGCCGCGCCATCCAGTACGCCATCGAGAACGACCGCGACTCGGTCACCCTCGTCCACAAGGGTAACATCATGAAGTTCACCGAGGGCGCGTTCCGCGACTGGGGCTACGAGGTCGCCGAAGAGGAGTTCCCCGAGGAAACCATCGACGAGGACACGCTCTGGGACGAGTACGACGGCGAGGCGCCCGACGACGTGGTCGTCGTCAAGGACCGCATCGCCGACAACATGCTCCAGCAACTCCTCACGCGCACGGAGAACTACGACGTGCTCGCGATGCCGAACCTCAACGGCGACTACCTCTCGGACGCCGCGGGCGCCCAAATCGGCGGCCTCGGCATCGCGCCGGGCGCGAACTTCGGCGACGGCCGCGTGCTCGCAGAGCCGGTCCACGGCTCCGCGCCGAAGCACGCCGGTAAGGACAAGGCGAACCCGACCGCGATGATTCTCTCCGGCAAGCTCATGCTGGAGTACATCGGCTGGGACGACGCCGCGGACCTCGTCCACGACGCCGTCGAAGCCCAGATCAGCGAGCACCGCGTCACGTACGACCTCGAACGGCAGGTCGAGGGCGGCGTCAAACTCGCCGCGAGCGAGTACGCCGAGGAAGTCGTCGAGCGCATCCACGACCTCGCGTAA
- a CDS encoding isoaspartyl peptidase/L-asparaginase — translation MRVIVHGGAGGSPDEPEPRQATLDEAADAGASETDPVDAVESAIRVLEGDARFNAGSGGAVQSDGVIRTDAGVMTSDREAGAAASMPGVEAAVSVARAVMEETPHVLLNGVHAVDFAADVGVDVECDLWTKDTRERWDDLDDHPEGTPTEHLAWIRDKFGETDPDGRDEGGDGYEKDHDTVGAVAFDGGRFAAATSTGGRWLALAGRVGDVPQIGSGFYAAPAGAASATGAGEDIAKTTLTRRAVRHLESGLDAQQAADRAIEEFGELTGSSSGVIVLDDDGNAGEAFNSEQMQTAVARTE, via the coding sequence ATGCGAGTCATCGTACACGGCGGCGCAGGCGGCAGTCCCGACGAACCGGAACCCCGGCAGGCGACACTCGACGAGGCGGCCGACGCGGGCGCGAGCGAGACCGACCCCGTGGACGCCGTCGAATCGGCGATTCGCGTGCTGGAAGGCGACGCGCGGTTCAACGCCGGGTCGGGCGGCGCGGTGCAGTCCGACGGCGTGATTCGGACGGACGCGGGCGTGATGACCAGCGACCGGGAGGCCGGCGCGGCGGCGTCGATGCCGGGCGTCGAGGCCGCCGTCTCGGTCGCGCGTGCCGTGATGGAGGAGACGCCCCACGTCCTGCTGAACGGCGTGCACGCCGTCGACTTCGCGGCGGACGTGGGCGTGGACGTGGAGTGCGACCTCTGGACCAAGGACACCCGCGAGCGCTGGGACGACCTCGACGACCACCCCGAGGGCACGCCCACCGAGCACCTCGCGTGGATTCGCGACAAGTTCGGAGAAACGGACCCGGACGGACGGGACGAGGGTGGGGACGGCTACGAGAAGGACCACGACACCGTCGGCGCCGTCGCCTTCGACGGCGGCCGGTTCGCCGCCGCCACCTCCACGGGCGGTCGCTGGCTGGCGCTCGCCGGGCGCGTCGGCGACGTGCCCCAAATCGGGTCGGGGTTCTACGCCGCGCCCGCCGGCGCGGCGTCCGCCACCGGCGCGGGCGAGGACATCGCGAAGACGACGCTCACGCGGCGCGCCGTCCGCCACCTCGAATCCGGGCTGGACGCCCAGCAGGCCGCCGACCGCGCCATCGAGGAGTTCGGCGAACTCACGGGGTCGTCGTCGGGCGTCATCGTCCTCGACGACGACGGGAACGCGGGGGAGGCGTTCAACTCCGAGCAGATGCAGACTGCGGTAGCCCGAACGGAGTGA